One region of Nitrospinaceae bacterium genomic DNA includes:
- a CDS encoding SAM-dependent methyltransferase: MDIEQNAQGYRYSIEPFLLANFIHLEPGFEVLDIGTGCGVIPLLLMTREPQLQIIAVEIQKSLNDLARQNVAKNGLLNHIQVIHGNFSQVAETLGNDVFDLVISNPPYRKRNTGRTNPNEEKAIARHELLLNLHSILKDSACLLKAGGKIALTYPPHRLSEVLSEMKNHELFPSRLRFIHGSRGTDAKIFLVEGIKGCQTNCSVEPPLYVYKENNSFTEEMEHIYDSFDHTDRSDDIGEKRCGSGVG, from the coding sequence ATGGATATTGAACAAAACGCTCAAGGTTACCGGTATTCCATTGAGCCTTTTCTACTGGCGAACTTCATTCACTTGGAACCGGGGTTTGAGGTTCTCGACATAGGAACCGGGTGCGGGGTCATCCCCCTTCTCTTGATGACCCGGGAACCGCAGTTGCAAATCATTGCCGTTGAAATTCAGAAATCTCTCAACGACCTCGCCAGGCAAAATGTGGCTAAAAATGGACTTTTAAACCATATTCAAGTTATTCACGGGAATTTTTCGCAAGTGGCGGAAACTTTGGGAAATGATGTCTTTGATCTGGTCATCTCCAACCCGCCCTACCGGAAGAGGAATACCGGACGCACAAATCCCAACGAAGAAAAAGCCATTGCCAGACATGAGCTTCTGCTCAATCTTCATTCGATTCTGAAAGACAGCGCCTGCCTGTTAAAAGCGGGAGGAAAAATTGCTCTGACCTATCCCCCGCACCGGTTGTCCGAAGTGCTTTCTGAGATGAAGAACCATGAACTTTTTCCCTCCCGCTTACGTTTTATTCACGGAAGCCGGGGGACGGATGCTAAAATTTTTCTCGTAGAGGGGATCAAAGGCTGCCAAACGAATTGCAGTGTGGAACCTCCGCTTTACGTATACAAGGAAAACAACTCATTCACGGAAGAGATGGAACACATTTATGATTCCTTTGATCATACTGACCGGTCCGACGACATCGGGGAAAAGCGATGCGGCAGTGGCGTTGGCTGA